The following proteins come from a genomic window of Coregonus clupeaformis isolate EN_2021a chromosome 2, ASM2061545v1, whole genome shotgun sequence:
- the LOC121537036 gene encoding protein chibby homolog 1-like produces MSIFREMWDKLGTPSTALRSPGDWNPKLPPARLDASLSSLYYLDFNSRETELGPDYAPPALTLGGHSLIFQEGQWVLQQGPQGANGRSSKARDRTRIHRLKNMNRGLQEENNALKLRVELLMDMLAETTAQLQGSDPGEGGSQDSLVLPQTPQLKASFQIGSTQRKS; encoded by the coding sequence ATGTCCATATTCAGAGAGATGTGGGATAAACTGGGGACCCCGTCGACTGCCCTCCGCTCTCCAGGCGACTGGAACCCCAAACTCCCTCCCGCCAGGCTCGACGCCTCCCTTTCTTCCCTCTACTACCTTGACTTCAACTCCCGTGAAACTGAGCTGGGGCCCGATTACGCCCCCCCGGCCCTCACCCTGGGGGGCCACAGCCTCATCTTCCAGGAGGGCCAGTGGGTGCTGCAGCAGGGTCCCCAAGGGGCCAATGGCCGGAGTTCAAAGGCAAGGGACCGAACCCGCATCCACCGTCTGAAGAATATGAACCGGGGGTTACAGGAGGAGAACAATGCCCTGAAGCTCCGGGTAGAACTGCTGATGGACATGCTGGCAGAGACCACAGCCCAGCTACAGGGCTCTGATCCTGGGGAGGGGGGCAGCCAGGACAGCCTAGTACTACCACAAACACCCCAGTTAAAGGCAAGCTTCCAGATTGGGTCTACTCAAAGAAAGTCCTAA